In a single window of the Micromonospora sp. WMMD1155 genome:
- a CDS encoding L-serine ammonia-lyase — translation MISVFDLFSVGIGPSSSHTVGPMRAARTFVGGLKADGLLSDVARVQAELFGSLGATGHGHGSGPAVLLGLAGESPETVDTDTVGPRVERIRAERRINILGAHEIDFDPDRDLTLHRRRSLPYHPNGMTFAAFNAAGEEVRTRSYYSVGGGFVVDEAAAGADRIKPDSTAVRYPFLTGAQLLDVTSRTGLSISEVMLANERSWRSEADIRAGLLEIWRVMRECVQRGCERDGVLPGGLKVRRRAAELRRGLEADAGTADPLHAMDWVTLFALAVNEENAAGGRVVTAPTNGAAGIIPAVLHYYTRFVENADDDGVVRFLLTAGAIGVLFKENASISGAEVGCQGEVGSACSMAAAGLAEALGGTPEQVENAAEIGMEHNLGLTCDPVGGLVQIPCIERNAVASIKAITAARLALRGDGVHKVSLDKVIKTMRETGADMKVKYKETARGGLAVNVIEC, via the coding sequence ATGATCAGTGTTTTCGACCTCTTCAGCGTCGGTATCGGGCCGTCAAGTTCACACACGGTGGGGCCGATGCGGGCGGCGCGTACGTTCGTCGGCGGGCTCAAGGCCGACGGGTTGCTCAGTGACGTCGCGCGGGTGCAGGCCGAGTTGTTCGGCTCGCTGGGGGCCACCGGGCACGGCCATGGCAGCGGTCCGGCGGTGCTGCTCGGGTTGGCGGGCGAGTCGCCGGAGACCGTCGACACGGACACCGTCGGTCCTCGGGTCGAGCGGATCCGGGCCGAGCGGCGGATCAACATCCTCGGTGCGCACGAGATCGACTTCGACCCGGACCGGGACCTGACGCTGCACCGCCGCCGGTCGCTGCCGTACCACCCGAACGGGATGACCTTCGCGGCCTTCAACGCGGCCGGCGAGGAGGTCAGGACTCGCAGCTACTACTCGGTCGGTGGAGGGTTCGTGGTGGACGAGGCGGCGGCGGGCGCGGACCGGATCAAGCCGGACAGCACGGCGGTGCGGTACCCGTTCCTGACCGGGGCGCAACTCCTCGACGTCACGTCCCGCACCGGCCTGTCGATCAGCGAGGTGATGCTGGCCAACGAGCGGTCGTGGCGCAGCGAGGCGGACATCCGGGCGGGTCTGTTGGAGATCTGGCGGGTGATGCGGGAGTGCGTGCAGCGCGGTTGCGAGCGTGACGGCGTACTCCCTGGGGGTTTGAAGGTTCGGCGGCGCGCGGCGGAGCTGCGGCGCGGCCTGGAGGCGGACGCCGGGACGGCCGATCCGTTGCACGCGATGGACTGGGTGACGTTGTTCGCGCTCGCGGTCAACGAGGAGAACGCCGCTGGTGGCCGGGTGGTCACCGCGCCCACCAACGGTGCGGCCGGGATCATCCCGGCGGTGCTGCACTACTACACCCGTTTCGTCGAGAACGCCGACGACGACGGTGTGGTGCGGTTCCTGTTGACGGCCGGCGCGATCGGCGTGTTGTTCAAGGAGAACGCCTCGATCTCCGGCGCGGAGGTCGGCTGTCAGGGTGAGGTCGGTTCGGCGTGCTCGATGGCGGCGGCGGGGTTGGCCGAGGCGCTGGGGGGCACCCCGGAGCAGGTGGAGAACGCGGCCGAGATCGGGATGGAGCACAACCTCGGGTTGACCTGTGACCCGGTGGGTGGCCTGGTGCAGATCCCCTGCATCGAGCGGAACGCGGTGGCTAGCATCAAGGCGATCACGGCCGCCCGGCTGGCGCTGCGCGGCGACGGTGTGCACAAGGTGTCGCTGGACAAGGTCATCAAGACCATGCGGGAGACGGGCGCCGACATGAAGGTCAAGTACAAGGAGACGGCGCGGGGCGGTCTGGCCGTCAACGTGATCGAGTGCTGA
- the sepH gene encoding septation protein SepH, whose product MRPVRFVALSEDGHALVLADEVGRLLALPIDERISGALHAEPGTPPLVVAPTAADPTPSLSPRDIQARIRSGESAEDVARIAGVPVDRVLRYAGPVLQERAMLAQHARRTRLKGAEKPTPLAEVVNGRLSQHGIDTEKISWDAYRRDDGTWRIIATWPSGKATAQAVWDLDKTRQSVAPHDDMAQYLCAERPTPILGQEPAPERGGHALPGPSRGEPSRGGHGLPAASDHPRPGRDPIRAGRDALLASLDRPLGASSGRGLEPRTPAALAGSDAPRQRPVGGGAAALLGGGQGSAFDDDSDAPKEVPAVPSLAVLRPRRTGAAAAAGGGGESTDANGKPRKRLPSWDDVLFGSGPAARESS is encoded by the coding sequence ATGCGCCCAGTACGCTTCGTCGCCCTCTCCGAGGACGGCCATGCCCTGGTTCTCGCCGACGAGGTCGGGCGGTTGCTCGCGCTGCCGATCGACGAACGGATCTCCGGCGCGCTGCACGCCGAGCCGGGCACGCCGCCGCTCGTGGTGGCGCCGACCGCGGCCGACCCGACTCCCTCACTGTCTCCTCGGGACATTCAGGCCCGCATCCGCTCCGGCGAGTCCGCCGAGGATGTCGCCCGGATCGCCGGTGTTCCGGTCGACCGGGTGCTGCGGTATGCCGGCCCGGTGTTGCAGGAGCGGGCGATGCTCGCGCAGCACGCTCGCCGCACCCGTCTCAAGGGAGCGGAGAAGCCCACCCCGCTCGCCGAGGTGGTCAACGGCCGGTTGAGCCAGCACGGCATCGACACCGAGAAGATCTCCTGGGACGCGTACCGGCGTGACGACGGCACCTGGCGGATCATCGCCACCTGGCCGTCCGGCAAGGCCACCGCCCAGGCCGTCTGGGATCTCGACAAGACCCGGCAGTCGGTGGCCCCGCACGACGACATGGCGCAATACCTGTGCGCCGAGCGGCCCACGCCGATCCTCGGCCAGGAGCCTGCGCCGGAGCGGGGCGGGCACGCCCTGCCGGGTCCGTCGCGTGGTGAGCCGAGCCGTGGTGGGCACGGGTTGCCGGCCGCGTCCGACCACCCACGTCCCGGTCGGGATCCGATCCGTGCCGGCCGCGACGCGCTGCTCGCCTCACTGGACCGTCCGCTCGGTGCGTCGTCCGGCCGTGGGCTGGAGCCGCGTACTCCGGCTGCTCTCGCCGGGTCGGACGCGCCCCGGCAGCGGCCGGTCGGCGGGGGCGCCGCCGCGCTCCTCGGCGGCGGGCAGGGGTCGGCCTTCGACGACGACTCGGACGCGCCCAAGGAGGTCCCGGCCGTGCCGTCGCTGGCGGTGCTGCGGCCTCGTCGGACGGGCGCCGCGGCGGCCGCGGGCGGCGGCGGCGAGTCCACCGACGCGAACGGCAAGCCACGCAAGCGGTTGCCGAGCTGGGACGACGTGCTCTTCGGCAGCGGTCCGGCGGCGCGCGAATCCTCCTGA
- the pdxH gene encoding pyridoxamine 5'-phosphate oxidase, with translation MRNEYAADLGLTEADLAVDWHSQFDRWFADAVAFGLPEPNAMVVGTADAAGRPSGRTVLLKGYDPEGFVFFTNHLSRKGVEASANPYASLVFPWFPMQRQVVVAGRVTQVDRAASEAYFASRPRGSQLGAWASPQSQVVSGRAVLEQRYQESVERFADQADIPTPPHWGGLRVHPESVEFWQGRAGRLHDRLRFRRLDEGGWTVERLAP, from the coding sequence ATGCGTAACGAGTACGCCGCGGACCTGGGCCTGACCGAGGCTGACCTGGCCGTGGACTGGCACAGCCAGTTCGACAGGTGGTTCGCCGACGCGGTGGCCTTCGGGCTGCCCGAACCGAACGCCATGGTGGTGGGCACCGCTGACGCGGCCGGCCGGCCGAGCGGTCGCACGGTGCTGCTGAAGGGGTACGACCCGGAGGGCTTCGTCTTCTTCACCAACCACCTGTCGCGCAAGGGCGTCGAGGCGTCCGCCAACCCGTACGCCAGCCTGGTCTTTCCGTGGTTTCCCATGCAGCGTCAGGTGGTCGTCGCCGGTCGGGTCACGCAGGTCGACCGGGCGGCGAGCGAGGCGTACTTCGCCAGCCGCCCGCGCGGCTCCCAACTGGGTGCCTGGGCCAGCCCGCAGTCCCAGGTGGTGTCGGGCCGGGCGGTGCTCGAGCAGCGGTATCAGGAGTCGGTCGAGCGGTTCGCCGACCAGGCCGATATTCCGACCCCGCCGCACTGGGGCGGGCTGCGGGTCCACCCCGAGTCGGTGGAGTTCTGGCAGGGCCGGGCCGGCCGGTTGCACGACCGGCTCCGCTTCCGCCGCCTCGACGAGGGTGGCTGGACCGTCGAGCGGTTGGCGCCGTGA
- a CDS encoding PspC domain-containing protein, producing MSRKLVRPREGRMLAGVCAGLGRRFGMSAGMVRLLFLLSLLLPGTQVIVYLILWVLMPNEDRYLASTGH from the coding sequence ATGAGTCGCAAACTGGTCCGGCCCCGTGAGGGGCGCATGCTCGCCGGTGTCTGTGCTGGCCTCGGTCGACGGTTCGGCATGTCCGCAGGGATGGTCCGGCTGCTGTTCCTGCTGTCCCTGCTGCTGCCCGGCACGCAGGTGATCGTCTACCTGATCCTCTGGGTTCTCATGCCGAACGAGGACCGCTACCTCGCCTCCACCGGACACTGA
- a CDS encoding type II toxin-antitoxin system VapB family antitoxin produces MIFRAVRDGRPYPEHNLTLKQWAEIPPRPLRLDQMITTKRELALDKLLAEDSTFYGDLFPHVVQWNGGLYLEDGLHRALRAALQQRNQIHARVLVLSEPVE; encoded by the coding sequence GTGATCTTCAGAGCGGTTCGGGACGGGCGTCCCTATCCGGAGCACAATCTGACGCTCAAGCAGTGGGCGGAGATTCCGCCCCGGCCGCTGCGCCTGGACCAGATGATCACCACCAAGCGTGAGTTGGCGCTCGACAAGCTGCTCGCCGAGGACTCCACCTTCTACGGTGACCTCTTCCCGCACGTCGTGCAGTGGAACGGCGGCCTCTACCTGGAGGACGGGCTGCACCGTGCGTTGCGCGCGGCCCTGCAGCAGCGCAACCAGATCCACGCCCGGGTGCTGGTGCTCTCCGAGCCGGTCGAGTGA
- a CDS encoding DUF4230 domain-containing protein, translating into MARDAGTNEPTREFPGYPTGENLKERSAATPEPTIDTPGDGSGGFGGPGSPAPGGGGAARGLLLLLGAAALAVVVLLGIQATGFLPEFRNPFAKEQTDRSQPPLLKSIQDLSRYVAAEGNFQVVVDTQNDRRNVPDFLLNERTLFVGAGSVEAYVDFTKIGDGAIVQSADGKSVEIKLPAPQLGETNLDMDKSYVFAEQRGLLNRLGDLVGNDPNRQQQVYKLAEERITAAARDSGLSARAEENTRKMLEGLLRSLGYQQITVTYIAP; encoded by the coding sequence ATGGCCCGCGACGCTGGCACCAACGAGCCCACGAGGGAGTTCCCCGGTTACCCGACCGGTGAAAACCTCAAGGAGCGGTCGGCCGCGACACCCGAGCCGACCATCGACACACCGGGCGACGGCTCCGGAGGCTTTGGCGGCCCCGGCAGCCCAGCGCCCGGCGGCGGTGGGGCGGCCCGCGGCCTGCTCCTGCTGCTCGGCGCCGCCGCGCTGGCCGTGGTGGTGCTGCTCGGCATCCAGGCGACCGGCTTCCTGCCGGAGTTCCGTAACCCGTTCGCCAAGGAGCAGACCGACCGCAGTCAGCCACCGCTGCTGAAGTCGATCCAGGACCTCAGCCGCTACGTGGCCGCCGAGGGCAACTTCCAGGTCGTCGTCGACACCCAGAACGACCGGCGCAACGTCCCCGACTTCCTCCTCAACGAGCGCACCCTGTTCGTCGGGGCCGGCAGCGTCGAGGCGTACGTCGACTTCACCAAGATCGGTGACGGGGCCATCGTCCAGTCGGCCGACGGCAAGTCCGTCGAGATCAAGCTGCCGGCGCCGCAGCTCGGCGAGACCAACCTCGACATGGACAAGAGCTACGTCTTCGCGGAGCAGCGCGGTCTGCTCAACCGGCTCGGTGACCTGGTCGGCAACGACCCCAACCGGCAGCAGCAGGTCTACAAGCTCGCCGAGGAGCGGATCACCGCCGCCGCCCGCGACAGCGGTCTCTCCGCCCGAGCCGAGGAGAACACCCGCAAGATGCTGGAAGGGCTGCTCCGCTCCCTCGGCTATCAACAGATCACGGTCACCTACATCGCTCCCTGA
- a CDS encoding aldose 1-epimerase family protein has protein sequence MDSPDQRPFSGAQWTISAAGHEAVIVEVGGGLRTYRHDGVDLVDGYRTDEVSPGCAGQVLAPWPNRIRDGRYSFGERTHQLPLTEPERHVAIHGLVNWVPWRLLEQSEDAVTVGYDLPPQPGYPWPLRLLSRWSVGADGLRVEHEVTNTGEEAAPFGFSVHPYLQLPGVAVDDLVMRLPTRTRLLVDGRLLPVGATPVAGTEYDWTSPRRIGAVELDLCFGEVIRDADGGSSVSLAAPDGSAGVSIWADAEFGWWQVFTGDSLVGDRHRRSVAIEPMTCPPDAFRSGRDVLTLKPGTTWRGAWGIRPGA, from the coding sequence ATGGACAGCCCCGATCAGCGCCCGTTCTCCGGCGCCCAGTGGACCATCTCCGCCGCCGGTCACGAGGCCGTCATCGTGGAGGTGGGCGGTGGGCTCCGGACGTACCGGCACGACGGCGTCGACCTGGTCGACGGGTACCGGACCGACGAGGTCAGCCCGGGCTGCGCCGGGCAGGTGCTGGCGCCCTGGCCGAACCGGATCCGCGACGGCCGCTACTCGTTCGGGGAGCGGACGCACCAGCTCCCGCTGACCGAGCCGGAGCGGCACGTGGCCATCCACGGGCTGGTCAACTGGGTGCCGTGGCGGCTGCTGGAGCAGTCCGAGGACGCCGTGACCGTCGGCTACGACCTGCCGCCGCAGCCCGGCTACCCGTGGCCGTTGCGGCTGCTCAGCCGGTGGAGCGTCGGCGCGGACGGGCTGCGCGTCGAGCACGAGGTGACCAACACCGGCGAGGAGGCCGCGCCGTTCGGCTTCTCCGTGCACCCGTACCTGCAACTGCCGGGCGTCGCCGTCGACGACCTGGTCATGCGGCTGCCGACCCGTACCCGACTGCTGGTGGACGGCCGGTTGCTGCCGGTCGGCGCGACCCCGGTGGCCGGGACCGAGTACGACTGGACCAGCCCGCGCCGGATCGGCGCCGTCGAGCTGGACCTCTGCTTCGGCGAGGTGATCCGCGACGCCGACGGCGGCTCGTCGGTGAGCCTGGCCGCGCCGGACGGTTCGGCGGGCGTCAGCATCTGGGCGGATGCCGAGTTCGGCTGGTGGCAGGTGTTCACCGGGGACTCCCTCGTCGGTGACCGGCACCGCCGCTCGGTGGCGATCGAGCCGATGACCTGTCCGCCGGACGCGTTCCGCTCCGGACGGGACGTGCTCACGCTCAAGCCCGGCACGACCTGGCGGGGTGCCTGGGGCATCCGGCCCGGGGCCTGA
- the serC gene encoding phosphoserine transaminase, protein MADAPTIRIPDDIKPADGRFGCGPSKVRPAAVSALSEVATTYLGTSHRQKTVRDQVARLRSGIAEFFSLPEGYEVVIGNGGTTAFWEVATFGLIRDRAQFASFGEFGAKFAKSVKDAPFLGEPTVRKADAGSAPTLVAESGVDAYATPQNETSTGVAVPISRVAGADEGALLLVDATSGAGGLDVNVGETDVYYFAPQKCFGSDGGLWLALMSPAALDRAAEIKASGRYIPAFLDLVTAIDNSRLEQTYNTPALATIFLAAEQTDWMNAQGGLSWAAKRTAESAAAVYGWAERSTVATPFVTDPALRSNVVATIDFADGVDATAIAKALRANGIVDTEPYRKLGRNQLRVALFPAVEPADVEALTASIDYVVERL, encoded by the coding sequence GTGGCTGACGCACCGACCATCCGGATTCCCGATGACATCAAGCCCGCCGACGGACGTTTCGGCTGCGGCCCGTCCAAGGTCCGCCCGGCGGCGGTGTCCGCACTCTCCGAGGTCGCGACCACCTACCTGGGCACCTCGCACCGGCAGAAGACGGTCCGCGACCAGGTGGCCCGGCTGCGCTCCGGCATCGCCGAGTTCTTCTCGCTGCCGGAGGGCTACGAGGTCGTGATCGGCAACGGTGGCACCACCGCGTTCTGGGAGGTCGCCACCTTCGGCCTGATCCGCGACCGGGCCCAGTTCGCCAGCTTCGGCGAGTTCGGCGCCAAGTTCGCCAAGTCGGTGAAGGACGCGCCGTTCCTGGGCGAGCCGACCGTCCGCAAGGCCGACGCGGGCAGCGCACCGACCCTGGTCGCCGAGTCCGGTGTGGACGCGTACGCGACGCCGCAGAACGAGACCTCCACCGGTGTGGCGGTCCCGATCAGCCGGGTGGCCGGCGCGGACGAGGGCGCGTTGCTGCTTGTCGACGCGACCTCCGGCGCGGGCGGCTTGGACGTCAACGTCGGCGAGACCGACGTCTACTACTTCGCCCCGCAGAAGTGCTTCGGCTCCGACGGTGGCCTCTGGCTGGCCCTGATGTCGCCCGCCGCACTGGACCGGGCCGCCGAGATCAAGGCCTCCGGGCGCTACATCCCCGCCTTCCTCGACCTGGTCACCGCGATCGACAACTCGCGGCTGGAGCAGACCTACAACACCCCGGCGCTCGCCACCATCTTCCTGGCGGCCGAGCAGACCGACTGGATGAACGCGCAGGGCGGCCTGTCCTGGGCGGCCAAGCGCACCGCCGAGAGCGCCGCCGCGGTGTACGGCTGGGCGGAACGCTCCACGGTGGCCACTCCGTTCGTCACCGACCCGGCGCTGCGCTCGAACGTGGTCGCCACGATCGACTTCGCCGACGGGGTGGACGCGACGGCCATCGCGAAGGCGCTGCGCGCCAACGGCATCGTGGACACCGAGCCGTACCGCAAGCTCGGCCGCAACCAGCTCCGGGTGGCGCTGTTCCCGGCGGTCGAGCCGGCCGACGTCGAGGCGCTGACCGCGTCCATCGACTACGTGGTCGAGCGACTCTGA
- a CDS encoding citrate synthase 2, with translation MADFKPGLEGVVAFETEIAEPDREGGALRYRGVDIEDLIGQVSFGNVWALLVDGRFGPGLPPAEPFPVPVHSGDIRVDVQSAVAMLAPYWGLNQLLDISDEQAREDLARVSVTALSFVAQSARGLGLPAVPQKEIDKAQTIVERFMKRWRGEPDPRHVKAVDAYFISAAEHGLNASTFTARIVASTGADAAACISSGIGALSGPLHGGAPSRVLSMLEAVERSGDAEGYVKGVLDRGERLMGFGHRVYRAEDPRARVLRRTAKELGAPRFEIAEALEKAALAELQARRPDRVLATNVEFWSAVVLDFAEVPAHMFTSMFTCARMGGWSAHILEQKRLQRLVRPSARYVGPETRKPSDVEGWGAVPHGV, from the coding sequence ATGGCCGACTTCAAACCCGGGCTGGAGGGCGTCGTCGCCTTCGAGACCGAGATCGCCGAACCTGACCGCGAGGGCGGCGCGCTGCGCTATCGCGGGGTCGACATCGAGGATCTGATCGGCCAGGTGTCGTTCGGCAACGTGTGGGCGCTGCTGGTCGACGGCCGGTTCGGGCCGGGTCTGCCGCCGGCGGAGCCGTTCCCGGTGCCGGTGCACTCCGGTGACATCCGCGTCGACGTGCAGTCCGCGGTCGCCATGCTGGCCCCGTACTGGGGGCTCAACCAGCTGTTGGACATCTCCGACGAGCAGGCCCGCGAGGACCTGGCCCGGGTCTCGGTCACCGCGCTCTCCTTCGTCGCCCAGTCCGCTCGCGGCCTCGGCCTGCCCGCGGTGCCGCAGAAGGAGATCGACAAGGCGCAGACCATCGTCGAGCGGTTCATGAAGCGGTGGCGCGGCGAACCCGACCCGCGCCACGTCAAGGCCGTCGACGCGTACTTCATCTCGGCCGCCGAGCACGGCCTGAACGCCTCCACCTTCACCGCTCGCATCGTCGCCTCCACCGGCGCGGACGCGGCCGCCTGCATCTCGTCCGGCATCGGCGCCCTCTCCGGGCCGCTGCACGGCGGCGCACCGTCCCGGGTGCTCAGCATGCTGGAGGCGGTGGAGCGCAGCGGCGACGCCGAGGGCTACGTCAAGGGCGTGCTCGACCGCGGTGAGCGGTTGATGGGCTTCGGCCACCGCGTCTACCGGGCCGAGGACCCGCGCGCCCGCGTGCTCCGGCGCACCGCCAAGGAGCTGGGCGCGCCGCGCTTCGAGATCGCCGAGGCGCTGGAGAAGGCGGCCCTCGCCGAGTTGCAGGCCCGCCGCCCGGACCGGGTGCTGGCCACCAACGTCGAGTTCTGGTCGGCCGTGGTACTGGACTTCGCCGAGGTGCCGGCGCACATGTTCACCTCGATGTTCACCTGCGCGCGGATGGGCGGCTGGAGCGCGCACATCCTGGAGCAGAAGCGCCTGCAGCGGCTGGTCCGCCCGTCCGCCCGCTACGTCGGCCCGGAGACCCGCAAGCCGTCCGACGTCGAGGGTTGGGGCGCGGTCCCGCACGGCGTCTGA
- a CDS encoding nitroreductase family protein, producing MEFAEVVRRRRMVRNYDPDRPVPPDVVNRLLDHAVRAPSAGFAQGWGFLVLEESADRERFWAATTPDGGGRERWLAGMRRAPLIVVPHANESAYLRRYAEPDKGWTDQSVDRWPVPYWHVDTGFAALLMLLTAVDEGLGACFFGIPPQRLAPYREAFGVPEEYQPVGAVTIGYRAADHRSPSLRRGRRPMDEVVRRGRWS from the coding sequence ATGGAGTTCGCCGAGGTCGTCCGGCGTCGGCGGATGGTGCGCAACTACGACCCGGACCGTCCGGTCCCGCCCGACGTGGTGAACCGCCTGCTCGATCACGCGGTCCGGGCACCGTCGGCCGGCTTCGCCCAGGGCTGGGGTTTCCTGGTGCTGGAGGAGTCAGCCGACCGGGAGCGGTTCTGGGCCGCCACCACACCGGACGGCGGTGGGCGGGAACGCTGGCTGGCCGGGATGCGCCGGGCTCCGCTGATCGTCGTGCCGCACGCCAACGAGTCGGCCTACCTGCGGCGGTACGCGGAGCCGGACAAGGGGTGGACGGACCAGTCCGTGGACCGCTGGCCGGTGCCGTACTGGCACGTCGACACCGGCTTCGCGGCACTGCTGATGCTGCTCACCGCCGTGGACGAGGGGTTGGGGGCCTGTTTCTTCGGCATCCCGCCCCAGCGGTTGGCCCCCTACCGGGAGGCTTTCGGCGTGCCGGAGGAGTACCAACCCGTCGGTGCCGTCACAATCGGTTACCGAGCCGCCGACCATAGGTCACCGTCGCTGCGCCGAGGGCGTCGTCCGATGGACGAGGTGGTGCGGCGCGGCCGGTGGAGCTGA
- a CDS encoding MFS transporter: protein MTGVQEARPRGARRWAIDVRPLRVPAYRRLWLGNTVAMFGFQFTAVAVPVEMYALTRDSFWVGLLGVAAFVPLLIFGLWGGAVADARDRRAVLLAGSLLLWASTLGLLVQALLDVGSPVLLLALMAVQSVAFAISSPARSAMLPRLVPEDLVASATTLNYTTFTAASVAGPLAAGLILSASPDTAVVLPIAYGLDAVLFTAMLWAALRLPKLPPEPTEDGQARRAGLASVVDGFRYLASTPVLLLSFGVDLIAMILAMPRALFPEIAHERFGGGGSVGLLYSAIAIGSMLGGLTSGWIGRLRRQGVGLVLAVVGWGLAIAAAGLAHQLWLMVVLLAVAGAADLISAVLRQSMLLVYAPDRMRGRLQGVNTVVVAGGPRLGDLRAGTMAAGFGGGVAWVAGGLASAVLVVVLAVAFPALLRYRAATASSGDRT, encoded by the coding sequence GTGACGGGTGTGCAGGAGGCTCGGCCGCGCGGAGCGCGCCGCTGGGCGATCGACGTACGTCCGCTGCGGGTGCCCGCGTACCGGCGGTTGTGGCTCGGCAACACCGTGGCGATGTTCGGTTTCCAGTTCACCGCCGTCGCGGTGCCGGTGGAGATGTACGCGCTGACCCGGGACTCGTTCTGGGTGGGTCTGCTGGGCGTGGCGGCCTTCGTACCCCTGCTGATCTTCGGGCTCTGGGGCGGCGCGGTCGCCGACGCCCGCGACCGTCGCGCGGTGCTGCTCGCCGGCTCATTGTTGCTTTGGGCATCCACTCTCGGTCTGCTCGTCCAGGCGTTGCTGGACGTGGGTAGCCCGGTGCTGCTGTTGGCGCTGATGGCGGTGCAGTCGGTGGCGTTCGCGATCAGTTCGCCGGCCCGCAGCGCGATGCTGCCCCGACTGGTGCCGGAGGACCTGGTGGCGTCCGCCACCACTCTGAACTACACGACGTTCACCGCCGCCTCGGTGGCCGGGCCGCTCGCCGCCGGGCTGATCCTCTCCGCGTCGCCGGACACCGCGGTGGTCCTGCCGATCGCGTACGGGCTGGACGCGGTGCTGTTCACCGCGATGCTCTGGGCCGCGCTGCGGCTGCCCAAGTTGCCGCCCGAGCCGACCGAGGACGGTCAGGCCCGGCGTGCCGGCCTGGCCAGCGTCGTCGACGGGTTCCGTTACCTGGCCAGCACACCCGTGCTGCTGCTGTCCTTCGGCGTGGACCTGATCGCGATGATCCTCGCGATGCCGAGGGCGCTGTTCCCGGAGATCGCCCACGAGCGGTTCGGCGGCGGCGGGTCGGTCGGTCTGCTCTACAGCGCCATCGCGATCGGCTCGATGCTCGGCGGCCTGACCTCCGGCTGGATCGGCCGACTCCGCCGGCAGGGCGTCGGCCTGGTGCTCGCGGTGGTCGGCTGGGGCCTGGCGATCGCCGCGGCCGGCCTCGCCCACCAGCTCTGGCTCATGGTGGTCCTGCTCGCCGTCGCCGGTGCCGCCGACCTGATCAGCGCGGTGCTGCGGCAGTCGATGCTGCTGGTCTACGCCCCGGACCGGATGCGCGGTCGACTCCAGGGCGTCAACACAGTGGTGGTGGCCGGTGGCCCACGCCTGGGCGACCTGCGGGCCGGCACGATGGCCGCCGGTTTCGGCGGCGGGGTGGCCTGGGTGGCCGGCGGGCTCGCCTCGGCGGTCCTCGTGGTGGTGCTCGCTGTCGCGTTCCCGGCGCTGCTGCGCTACCGGGCCGCGACGGCGTCGAGCGGCGACCGGACGTGA
- a CDS encoding acyl-CoA dehydrogenase family protein yields MTAPLDLLDLDPSLSEEERQIRDVVRQLVDDRVRPYVADWYEQGQVPARELAREFGKLGLLGMHLTGYGCAGASAVAYGLACQELEAGDSGLRSLVSVQGSLAMYAIWRYGSEEQKQRWLPSMATGEAIGCFGLTEPDHGSDPASMTTRARRDGDDWVLTGGKMWITNAPIADVAVIWARTDEGVRGFAVPMDTPGVTAREIRRKMSLRASVTGEITLDDVRLPADARLPEAVGLKAPLSCLTEARYGIVWGAVGAARDCLETTLAYAGTRTQFGRPLAGFQLTQAKLADMAVELVKGQLLALHLGRLADAHRLRPDQVSVGKLNNVREALAIARQCRTILGANGVSGEYPIMRHANNLESVLTYEGTSEIHQLVVGQRLTGLSAFA; encoded by the coding sequence ATGACCGCTCCGCTGGACCTGCTCGACCTGGACCCGTCGCTCAGCGAGGAGGAGCGGCAGATCCGCGACGTCGTCCGCCAGCTCGTCGACGACCGGGTGCGCCCGTACGTCGCCGACTGGTACGAGCAGGGCCAGGTGCCCGCCCGCGAACTGGCCCGGGAGTTCGGCAAGCTCGGCCTGCTCGGCATGCACCTCACCGGCTACGGCTGTGCGGGCGCCTCCGCCGTCGCGTACGGGCTCGCCTGCCAGGAACTGGAGGCCGGCGACTCCGGCCTCCGTTCGCTGGTCTCGGTGCAGGGTTCGCTCGCCATGTACGCCATCTGGCGCTACGGCAGCGAGGAGCAGAAGCAACGCTGGCTGCCGTCGATGGCCACCGGCGAGGCGATCGGCTGCTTCGGCCTGACCGAGCCCGACCACGGCTCCGACCCCGCCTCGATGACCACCCGGGCCCGCCGCGACGGCGACGACTGGGTGCTCACCGGCGGCAAGATGTGGATCACCAACGCGCCGATCGCCGACGTCGCGGTGATCTGGGCGCGCACCGACGAGGGCGTGCGCGGCTTCGCCGTACCCATGGACACGCCCGGTGTGACGGCCCGGGAGATCCGCCGCAAGATGTCGCTGCGCGCGTCGGTGACCGGCGAGATCACGCTCGACGACGTCCGCCTCCCGGCGGACGCCCGGCTGCCCGAGGCGGTCGGGCTCAAGGCGCCGCTGAGCTGCCTCACCGAGGCCCGCTACGGCATCGTCTGGGGCGCGGTGGGCGCCGCCCGTGACTGTCTGGAGACAACCCTGGCGTACGCGGGCACCCGCACCCAGTTCGGTCGCCCGCTCGCCGGGTTCCAGCTCACCCAGGCGAAGCTCGCCGACATGGCCGTCGAGCTGGTGAAGGGTCAACTGCTCGCGCTGCACCTGGGTCGGCTCGCCGACGCCCACCGGCTGCGGCCCGATCAGGTGAGCGTGGGCAAGCTGAACAACGTGCGGGAGGCCCTCGCCATCGCCCGGCAGTGCCGCACCATCCTCGGCGCCAACGGTGTCTCCGGCGAGTACCCGATCATGCGGCACGCCAACAACCTGGAGAGCGTGCTGACGTACGAGGGCACGTCGGAGATCCACCAACTGGTCGTGGGGCAGCGGCTCACCGGGCTTTCCGCGTTCGCCTGA